One Labilithrix sp. DNA window includes the following coding sequences:
- a CDS encoding PilZ domain-containing protein: MIHEPIRKAFRRYVRLDCQVVRDFDFQLVGDLALDLSPKGMLVRARRHERRIAPVLTGEEVVISFKPPRSNEWFDAQGVVARVVHGRRPGDYGLSYGIELHGLSADDEQRLFEHLRGTSRPDAQRPPRPLA; this comes from the coding sequence ATGATTCACGAGCCGATCCGCAAGGCGTTCCGTCGCTACGTCCGCCTCGATTGCCAGGTCGTCCGCGACTTCGACTTCCAGCTCGTCGGCGATCTCGCGCTCGATCTCTCGCCGAAGGGGATGCTCGTGCGCGCGAGGAGACACGAGCGGCGTATCGCGCCGGTGCTCACCGGCGAGGAGGTCGTCATCTCCTTCAAGCCGCCGCGATCGAACGAGTGGTTCGACGCGCAGGGCGTCGTCGCGCGCGTGGTGCACGGACGGCGGCCCGGCGACTACGGTCTCTCGTACGGCATCGAGCTCCACGGGCTCTCCGCCGACGACGAGCAGCGCCTCTTCGAGCACCTCCGCGGGACGAGCCGCCCCGACGCCCAGCGTCCGCCGCGCCCGCTCGCGTGA
- a CDS encoding threonine/serine exporter family protein, whose amino-acid sequence MSPHEPSHLSREALADYLLELGVFLASYGCPSYRLEDVIRQVAEAEGQRAEPFALPTGLFLRVTGPDGHGHQVHRMSRVRDWGVDLARLTLIDEIFSAVVDRKASIEEARARIREAISLPHPWSKPLVFCATVVLSGAVAVFFQGGLVDVFVAAVVGAVIAGSRVALSSGTKGTARRNARLLLSDFLGGLVAAACAGLAVMLWPEARPMVIVPAGAISLFPGMTFTTGVAEVAQKNIVAGGARLVEAAVTLLLIFFGVALMDGLADALRVEVPSWIATTAPVGLGIAWQAGALAVSSVAFAALFQVPWRWLWASVASSATGWIVAALLVRLHFPGHVAAFCAALAVCILANALARATNRPAQLFQLPGMMLLVPGSVGFLSLGDYFEGKVLDGNARVFSMMLAGAALVIGVLVANVVVPSRKLL is encoded by the coding sequence GTGAGCCCGCACGAGCCTTCGCACCTCTCGCGCGAGGCGCTCGCCGACTACCTCCTCGAGCTCGGCGTCTTCCTCGCCTCGTACGGATGTCCGAGCTACCGGCTCGAGGACGTCATCCGTCAGGTCGCCGAGGCGGAGGGCCAGCGCGCGGAGCCGTTCGCGCTGCCGACCGGCCTCTTCCTCCGCGTGACGGGACCGGACGGGCACGGGCATCAGGTGCATCGCATGTCGCGCGTGCGCGACTGGGGCGTCGATCTCGCGCGGCTCACGCTCATCGACGAGATCTTCAGCGCGGTCGTGGATCGGAAGGCGTCGATCGAAGAAGCGCGCGCGCGGATCCGCGAGGCGATCAGCCTCCCTCACCCGTGGTCGAAGCCGCTCGTCTTCTGCGCCACCGTCGTCCTCTCCGGCGCGGTCGCGGTGTTCTTCCAGGGCGGCCTCGTCGACGTCTTCGTCGCCGCCGTCGTCGGCGCCGTGATCGCGGGGAGCCGCGTCGCGCTCTCGAGCGGGACGAAGGGGACCGCGCGCCGCAACGCGCGCCTCTTGCTCAGCGACTTCCTCGGCGGCCTCGTCGCCGCGGCGTGCGCCGGCCTCGCCGTCATGCTGTGGCCGGAGGCGCGCCCGATGGTGATCGTGCCGGCGGGCGCGATCTCGCTCTTCCCCGGCATGACGTTCACGACCGGCGTCGCGGAGGTCGCGCAGAAGAACATCGTCGCCGGCGGCGCGCGCCTCGTGGAGGCGGCCGTCACGCTGCTCCTCATCTTCTTCGGCGTCGCGCTCATGGACGGCCTCGCCGACGCGTTGCGCGTGGAGGTGCCGAGCTGGATCGCGACGACGGCGCCGGTCGGGCTCGGGATCGCGTGGCAGGCCGGCGCGCTCGCGGTGTCGTCGGTCGCGTTCGCGGCGCTCTTCCAGGTGCCGTGGCGGTGGCTCTGGGCGAGCGTCGCGTCGAGCGCGACGGGCTGGATCGTCGCCGCGCTGCTCGTGCGGCTCCACTTCCCCGGGCACGTCGCGGCGTTCTGCGCGGCGCTCGCGGTGTGCATCCTCGCGAACGCCCTCGCGCGCGCGACGAACCGCCCGGCGCAGCTCTTCCAGCTCCCGGGCATGATGCTGCTCGTCCCCGGCAGCGTCGGCTTCCTCAGCCTCGGCGACTACTTCGAAGGGAAGGTCCTCGACGGGAACGCGCGCGTGTTCTCGATGATGCTCGCCGGGGCCGCCCTCGTGATCGGCGTTCTCGTCGCGAACGTCGTCGTGCCATCGCGTAAGCTCCTGTGA
- a CDS encoding class I SAM-dependent methyltransferase produces MPHLWETVFAKHKTVWGSEPTRSALLARDLFVERGARSVLLPGAGYGRNAKPFLDAGMAVTGIEVSETAIALARSQLGLDFPIHHGSVTDMPFDDRTYDAVFCFGLLYLLDPPARTKLLADCARQLAPNGAMVFTLIAKDAEMYGRGRKLGDDWYETEPGMRLFFYDEVTVERDFGPYGLVRCTPIDEPMHNGTLRPFLHVVCTRA; encoded by the coding sequence ATGCCCCACCTCTGGGAGACGGTGTTCGCGAAGCACAAGACCGTGTGGGGCTCCGAGCCGACCCGGTCGGCGCTGCTCGCGCGTGACCTCTTCGTGGAGCGCGGCGCGCGGAGCGTGCTCCTCCCTGGAGCCGGCTACGGCCGCAACGCCAAGCCGTTCCTCGACGCGGGGATGGCCGTGACCGGGATCGAAGTCTCCGAGACCGCGATCGCGCTCGCGCGCTCGCAGCTCGGGCTCGACTTCCCGATCCACCACGGCTCCGTCACCGACATGCCGTTCGACGACCGCACGTACGACGCGGTCTTCTGCTTCGGCCTCCTCTACTTGCTCGATCCGCCCGCCCGCACGAAGCTCCTCGCCGACTGCGCGCGCCAGCTCGCGCCGAACGGAGCGATGGTGTTCACGCTCATCGCGAAAGACGCCGAGATGTACGGCCGCGGCCGCAAGCTCGGCGACGACTGGTACGAGACCGAGCCCGGCATGCGCCTGTTCTTCTACGACGAGGTCACGGTCGAGCGCGACTTCGGCCCGTACGGCCTCGTCCGCTGCACGCCGATCGACGAGCCCATGCACAACGGCACGCTCCGCCCGTTCCTCCACGTCGTCTGCACGCGCGCGTGA
- a CDS encoding COX15/CtaA family protein: MAAAAAADLSLKEKKVARLGWAVLAWNVAVVLWGAFVRASGSGAGCGRHWPLCNGEVVPRAESTATLIEAAHRVTSGLALVAVVALLVVAMRNLPKGHRARRGAGFATFFVFGEAAIGAALVLFELVAHDASMKRGLSMTLHLCNTFLLLGALALTAWWAQTGQGAVVEGRAKVPFALRSVVVLALGGVLLLGASGAVAALGDTLFPAASLREGIAQDLSPLSHVFLKLRMLHPIIALGTGILTLGAAGVVRALSTSERAWKLSRGVTVLFVTQFACGILNLTLLAPIGMQLVHLLLADATWIMLVLMGWEALRGAATPAPALAPVAEGAGSTPDVAAV, from the coding sequence ATGGCGGCAGCGGCGGCAGCGGATCTCTCCCTGAAAGAGAAGAAAGTCGCGCGGTTGGGCTGGGCGGTCCTCGCGTGGAACGTCGCGGTCGTGCTGTGGGGCGCGTTCGTTCGGGCGTCGGGGTCGGGCGCGGGGTGCGGGCGACACTGGCCGCTCTGCAACGGCGAGGTGGTGCCGCGCGCAGAGAGCACGGCCACGCTCATCGAGGCGGCGCACCGCGTGACGAGCGGCCTCGCGCTCGTCGCGGTGGTCGCGCTCCTGGTCGTCGCGATGCGCAACCTGCCGAAGGGCCATCGCGCCCGTCGCGGCGCGGGGTTCGCGACGTTCTTCGTGTTCGGCGAGGCCGCCATCGGCGCCGCGCTCGTCTTGTTCGAGCTCGTCGCGCACGACGCCTCGATGAAGCGCGGCCTCTCGATGACGCTTCACCTCTGCAACACGTTCCTCCTCCTGGGCGCGCTCGCGCTGACGGCATGGTGGGCGCAGACGGGGCAGGGCGCGGTGGTGGAGGGGCGAGCGAAGGTGCCGTTTGCGCTTCGTTCCGTGGTGGTGCTTGCGCTTGGAGGGGTGTTGTTGCTGGGGGCGAGCGGGGCGGTGGCGGCGCTCGGCGATACGTTGTTCCCGGCGGCTTCGCTGCGGGAGGGGATCGCGCAGGACCTCTCGCCGCTCTCGCATGTGTTCCTGAAGCTGCGGATGCTTCATCCCATCATCGCGCTCGGCACCGGCATCCTCACGCTGGGGGCGGCGGGGGTCGTGCGGGCGCTCTCGACGTCGGAGCGCGCGTGGAAGCTCTCGCGCGGCGTCACGGTCCTGTTCGTCACGCAGTTCGCGTGCGGCATCCTGAACCTCACGCTCCTCGCGCCGATCGGGATGCAGCTCGTGCACCTCCTCCTCGCCGACGCGACGTGGATCATGCTCGTGCTCATGGGATGGGAAGCGCTCCGCGGCGCGGCGACGCCGGCCCCCGCGCTCGCGCCGGTAGCCGAGGGAGCGGGCTCGACGCCGGACGTCGCCGCGGTGTAG
- a CDS encoding SDR family oxidoreductase has product MQSTSIFAPNLLAGKSALVTGGGSGIGAGIAKLLAAHGAKVALVGRTLAKLEAVAKDIEAAGGEATCHACDVRDYAALEAAVNAVGALDVLVNSAAGNFLAPAATLSANGFRSVIDIDLCGTFNACRASFQHLVKPGASIVSITATQAEVPTPLQVHAGAAKAGIEKLTRDLALEWGRFGVRVNAVAPGPIEGTEGMTRLAPGGAEDMLKKRVPLARYGTIDEVASAVLYLVSPAATYITGTTLLIDGGTTLIGPGPFLDMMLGT; this is encoded by the coding sequence ATGCAATCTACATCCATCTTCGCGCCGAACCTCCTCGCGGGGAAGAGCGCGCTCGTGACCGGCGGCGGCAGCGGCATCGGCGCGGGGATCGCGAAGCTCCTCGCCGCGCACGGCGCGAAGGTCGCGCTCGTCGGCCGCACGCTCGCGAAGCTCGAGGCGGTCGCGAAGGACATCGAGGCCGCCGGCGGCGAGGCGACCTGCCACGCGTGCGACGTCCGCGACTACGCCGCGCTCGAGGCGGCGGTGAACGCGGTCGGCGCGCTCGACGTGCTCGTCAACAGCGCGGCCGGCAACTTCCTCGCGCCGGCGGCGACGCTCTCGGCGAACGGCTTCCGCTCCGTCATCGACATCGATCTCTGCGGCACGTTCAACGCATGCCGCGCGTCGTTCCAGCACCTCGTGAAGCCGGGCGCGAGCATCGTGAGCATCACCGCGACGCAAGCGGAGGTCCCGACCCCGCTCCAGGTCCACGCCGGCGCGGCGAAGGCGGGCATCGAGAAGCTGACGCGCGACCTCGCGCTCGAGTGGGGCCGCTTCGGCGTACGCGTGAACGCGGTCGCGCCGGGCCCGATCGAAGGCACGGAGGGCATGACCCGCCTCGCCCCCGGCGGCGCCGAGGACATGCTGAAGAAGCGCGTCCCCCTCGCCCGCTACGGCACCATCGACGAAGTCGCGAGCGCCGTCCTCTACCTCGTATCCCCCGCCGCCACCTACATCACCGGCACCACCCTCCTCATCGACGGCGGCACCACCCTCATCGGCCCCGGCCCCTTCCTCGACATGATGCTGGGCACGTAG
- a CDS encoding (2Fe-2S)-binding protein: MAKVLVCRCEDVTLHELEDAVKRGHDDIESLKRYTGFGTGWCQGKSCVALCARLLAERGGDASRPFTPRPPFHPLRLADLAGLAAVASDDAKAGRPPH; encoded by the coding sequence TTGGCGAAGGTGCTCGTGTGCCGCTGCGAAGACGTCACGCTCCACGAGCTGGAGGACGCGGTGAAGCGCGGTCACGACGACATCGAGTCGCTCAAGCGCTACACCGGCTTCGGCACGGGATGGTGCCAGGGCAAGAGCTGCGTCGCGCTCTGCGCGCGCCTCCTCGCCGAGCGCGGCGGCGACGCGTCACGCCCCTTCACCCCGCGCCCCCCGTTCCACCCCCTCCGCCTCGCCGATCTCGCGGGCCTCGCCGCCGTCGCGAGCGACGACGCGAAGGCAGGCCGCCCGCCCCATTAG
- the queD gene encoding 6-carboxytetrahydropterin synthase QueD, which produces MRVRLVHEFRFEAAHRLPMVAPGHKCERLHGHSFKIELAISGPVDPKTGWFIDYGVLYDAWAPLGERLDHHYLNEIEGLENPTSENLAKWIWDRMKTTIPSLSRVTVFETCDARCEYEGEE; this is translated from the coding sequence TTGCGCGTCCGACTCGTCCACGAATTCCGCTTCGAGGCGGCCCATCGCCTGCCGATGGTCGCTCCTGGTCACAAGTGCGAGCGCCTCCACGGGCACTCGTTCAAGATCGAGCTCGCGATCAGCGGCCCCGTCGATCCGAAGACGGGTTGGTTCATCGACTACGGCGTCCTCTACGACGCGTGGGCCCCGCTCGGCGAGCGGCTCGATCATCACTACCTGAACGAGATCGAAGGCCTCGAGAACCCCACGAGCGAGAACCTCGCGAAGTGGATCTGGGACCGCATGAAGACGACGATCCCGTCCTTGTCGCGCGTGACCGTCTTCGAGACCTGCGACGCGCGCTGCGAGTACGAGGGCGAGGAGTAG
- a CDS encoding sigma-70 family RNA polymerase sigma factor: MSVAFDIRPPPPELAREDVRRGLVALLRRRVPSQEVDDLAQTILCDALQAGSIPSDPEDLRRWLVGIARHKIADYHRRATRVGKRSAGEAPLASCSSAPVAFEEREVLHRVLGDVRTRRDAETMEWLVREHGGERLADIAAENGLGAPVVRQRVSRLRRVLRSRWAGAVAVLVAIGAAAAFLGRPEIAIAPEKPVIVRAPEVPASASPEPLPPLLGDIAGEWVVQAVRPERELTANEQKMVDLYAKAARATVAGARITVRANAFADAWTVERVEGTTLVVVDDHGRRDRVDLVYARDKAGPRIDVRLPGHPRLAGHVTLRRAVH; the protein is encoded by the coding sequence ATGAGCGTCGCGTTCGACATCCGGCCGCCTCCGCCCGAGCTCGCCCGTGAGGACGTGCGACGAGGGCTGGTCGCGCTGCTGCGGCGCCGGGTGCCGAGCCAGGAGGTCGACGACCTCGCGCAGACCATCCTCTGCGACGCGCTCCAGGCCGGGTCGATCCCCTCCGATCCGGAGGACCTCCGGCGCTGGCTCGTCGGCATCGCGCGCCACAAGATCGCGGACTACCACCGGCGCGCGACGCGGGTCGGGAAGCGGAGCGCGGGGGAGGCGCCGCTCGCGTCGTGCTCGTCCGCGCCGGTCGCCTTCGAGGAGCGCGAGGTGCTGCATCGCGTGCTCGGCGACGTCCGGACGCGGCGCGACGCCGAGACGATGGAGTGGCTCGTGCGCGAGCACGGTGGCGAGCGCCTCGCCGACATCGCGGCGGAGAACGGGCTCGGCGCGCCCGTCGTCCGGCAGCGCGTCTCGCGGCTCCGTCGCGTGCTCCGCTCGCGGTGGGCGGGGGCGGTCGCGGTGCTCGTCGCGATCGGCGCGGCGGCGGCGTTCTTGGGGCGGCCCGAGATCGCGATCGCGCCGGAGAAGCCCGTCATCGTGCGCGCGCCCGAGGTGCCGGCGAGCGCGTCGCCGGAGCCGTTGCCGCCGCTCCTGGGCGACATCGCCGGGGAGTGGGTCGTGCAAGCGGTGCGGCCGGAGCGTGAGCTCACCGCGAACGAGCAGAAGATGGTCGACCTCTACGCGAAGGCGGCGCGCGCGACGGTGGCGGGGGCGCGCATCACGGTTCGCGCCAACGCGTTCGCCGATGCGTGGACGGTGGAGCGCGTCGAAGGGACGACGCTGGTCGTCGTCGACGACCATGGGCGGCGGGACCGCGTCGATCTCGTCTACGCGCGCGACAAGGCGGGGCCGCGCATCGACGTTCGGCTGCCGGGGCATCCGCGGCTCGCCGGACATGTCACGCTGCGGCGCGCGGTCCATTGA
- a CDS encoding efflux RND transporter permease subunit — protein MTKLALKNPLFVLMLSVALLVFAAVVTPRMSVDTFPELSPPVLVIGTKASGMGPTEVEKTLTWRLEKAVSATPGVDHVESLSRSGLSVIFVWLKWGTDLDAAQTNVQQQVAFAMSSVPKTLGIIPPFVLQYDPSNAPVMQVAVYGGGFSASQIYDYAANNVEPLIEGITGVASASVNGGKERQINVIVDPAKAAARGLSSSDVAKAIERSNALLPSGRFNPKAFSANVYTNAVPARVDDIGDAILKLKGSQPVRIRDVARVVDGGSKDAQAVTINGEVGVYLNVLRVPGGNVVAINDQIKEIVAGLTDLPPGMRVEPIFDQSTFVRTTIEGLKKEILQALVLIAVVILLFLQSPRSVLIAAIAVPISFAIILIVLYATGQSLNAFTLGGLTLAMGPLVDISVVVLEAIHRAGRDKHEGRVVAALEGTRSVAIAALAATLATIAVLLPVVLLFGLAKRLFVPLAITVATGMLAGYVVSMIVTPVACRYFLPKEHREPGPIARRLERGVQAIALGYSKLLRAVLGYRAWVIAGALVLVSGAVFVTGRLPATFFPEIDESMETVYVRFTPGTSLEDAAAMTNAMAQTLKEKLPPGSVKLVLTNVGSPSKARSAMTSPNMGTHQGFIGIELADPAARDLDQREIADRMREILAHTYPGVDFLQAPGALVASVFLNGYIAPMVVEVRGDDLATLIDQSRAVAEVARTVPGIRDVYVRLEDDFPELRVDTDREKAGLVGVTARDAAQTTLEAVYGNINTPAVWTDPGNGQSYYVVTYYDDAIIQDTAAVGEVPVRVGANGAPIRLDAYGNIRREVGPVLIARNQLTRAGHVFMQTEGRDIGSAAKELEAKLAQDPRTKGVTTSFVGQVQLMRETFGGLGLALGLAVMVVFMIMATQFKSLRLPLVMLFTIPVSLVGIVGALMAAGQGLSITALMGVLMVIGIAVSNGILFVDHANRQLQSGLTPIDAVVDAARVRFTPIAMTSLATVFGLLPTALALDEASASNRPLALAVVGGLLSSTALSLFLVPTMFTLLAKRATPSPEESPLYAPE, from the coding sequence GTGACGAAGCTCGCGCTCAAGAACCCGCTCTTCGTCCTGATGCTGAGCGTCGCGCTCCTCGTCTTCGCCGCGGTCGTGACGCCGCGCATGAGCGTCGACACGTTCCCCGAGCTCTCGCCGCCGGTCCTCGTCATCGGCACGAAGGCCTCCGGCATGGGCCCGACCGAGGTCGAGAAGACGCTGACATGGCGCCTCGAAAAAGCAGTGAGCGCGACGCCGGGCGTCGATCACGTCGAGAGCCTCTCGCGGAGCGGCCTCAGCGTCATCTTCGTGTGGCTGAAGTGGGGGACCGACCTCGACGCGGCGCAGACCAACGTCCAGCAGCAGGTCGCGTTCGCGATGTCGTCGGTCCCGAAGACGCTCGGCATCATCCCGCCGTTCGTCCTCCAGTACGATCCGTCGAACGCGCCGGTGATGCAGGTCGCGGTCTACGGCGGCGGCTTCAGCGCGTCGCAGATCTACGACTACGCCGCGAACAACGTCGAGCCGCTGATCGAGGGCATCACCGGCGTCGCGAGCGCGTCGGTCAACGGCGGCAAGGAGCGGCAGATCAACGTCATCGTCGATCCGGCGAAGGCGGCCGCGCGCGGCCTCTCGTCGAGCGACGTCGCGAAGGCGATCGAGCGCTCGAACGCGCTCCTCCCCTCGGGCCGCTTCAACCCGAAGGCGTTCTCCGCGAACGTCTACACGAACGCGGTGCCGGCCCGCGTCGACGACATCGGCGACGCGATCCTCAAGCTGAAGGGCAGCCAGCCGGTGCGCATCCGCGACGTCGCGCGCGTGGTCGACGGCGGCTCGAAGGACGCGCAGGCGGTGACGATCAACGGCGAGGTCGGCGTCTACCTGAACGTCCTCCGCGTGCCCGGCGGGAACGTGGTCGCGATCAACGACCAGATCAAGGAGATCGTCGCCGGCCTCACCGACCTGCCGCCGGGGATGCGGGTCGAGCCGATCTTCGATCAGTCGACGTTCGTGCGGACCACGATCGAGGGCCTCAAGAAGGAGATCCTCCAGGCGCTCGTCCTCATCGCCGTCGTCATCCTGCTCTTCCTCCAGAGCCCGCGCTCGGTGCTCATCGCCGCGATCGCGGTCCCGATCTCGTTCGCGATCATCCTCATCGTCCTCTACGCGACGGGGCAGAGCCTCAACGCGTTCACGCTCGGCGGCTTGACGCTCGCGATGGGCCCGCTCGTCGACATCTCCGTCGTCGTCCTCGAGGCGATCCACCGCGCGGGCCGCGACAAACACGAGGGCCGCGTCGTCGCCGCGCTCGAGGGCACGCGCTCGGTCGCGATCGCGGCGCTCGCGGCGACCCTCGCGACGATCGCGGTGCTGCTCCCGGTCGTCCTCCTCTTCGGCCTCGCGAAGCGCCTCTTCGTCCCGCTCGCGATCACGGTCGCGACCGGCATGCTCGCCGGCTACGTCGTCTCGATGATCGTGACGCCGGTCGCGTGCCGCTACTTCCTCCCCAAGGAGCACCGCGAGCCGGGGCCGATCGCGCGCCGCCTCGAGCGCGGCGTGCAAGCGATCGCGCTCGGCTACTCGAAGCTCCTCCGCGCGGTGCTGGGGTATCGCGCGTGGGTCATCGCGGGCGCGCTCGTGCTCGTGAGCGGCGCGGTCTTCGTCACCGGCCGCCTCCCCGCGACGTTCTTCCCCGAGATCGACGAGTCGATGGAGACCGTCTACGTGCGCTTCACGCCCGGCACCTCGCTCGAGGACGCCGCCGCGATGACGAACGCGATGGCGCAGACGCTGAAGGAGAAGCTCCCGCCCGGCTCGGTGAAGCTCGTCCTCACGAACGTCGGCTCGCCGAGCAAGGCGCGCTCCGCGATGACGAGCCCGAACATGGGCACGCATCAGGGCTTCATCGGCATCGAGCTCGCGGACCCCGCCGCACGCGACCTCGATCAACGCGAGATCGCCGACCGTATGCGCGAGATCCTGGCGCACACCTACCCCGGCGTCGATTTCCTCCAGGCCCCGGGCGCGCTCGTCGCGAGCGTCTTCTTGAACGGGTACATCGCGCCGATGGTGGTGGAGGTCCGCGGCGACGACCTCGCGACCCTGATCGATCAGTCACGCGCGGTCGCGGAGGTCGCGCGCACGGTGCCGGGGATCCGCGACGTGTACGTGCGGCTCGAGGACGACTTCCCGGAGCTCCGCGTCGACACCGATCGCGAGAAGGCAGGCCTCGTCGGCGTGACCGCGCGCGACGCGGCGCAGACCACGCTCGAGGCGGTGTACGGCAACATCAACACGCCGGCGGTGTGGACCGATCCCGGCAACGGCCAGAGCTACTACGTCGTCACGTACTACGACGACGCGATCATCCAGGACACCGCCGCCGTCGGAGAGGTGCCGGTCCGCGTCGGCGCCAACGGCGCGCCGATCCGGCTCGACGCCTACGGCAACATCCGGCGCGAGGTCGGCCCCGTCCTCATCGCGCGCAACCAGCTCACGCGCGCGGGCCACGTCTTCATGCAGACGGAGGGCCGCGACATCGGCAGCGCGGCGAAGGAGCTCGAGGCGAAGCTCGCCCAAGACCCGCGGACGAAGGGCGTGACGACGAGCTTCGTCGGTCAGGTGCAGCTGATGCGCGAGACCTTCGGCGGCCTCGGCCTCGCGCTCGGCCTCGCGGTGATGGTCGTCTTCATGATCATGGCGACGCAGTTCAAGTCGCTGCGCCTCCCGCTCGTGATGCTCTTCACGATCCCGGTCTCGCTCGTCGGCATCGTGGGCGCGCTCATGGCGGCGGGCCAGGGCCTCTCCATCACCGCGCTGATGGGCGTCCTCATGGTCATCGGCATCGCGGTGTCGAACGGCATCTTGTTCGTCGACCACGCGAACCGCCAGCTCCAGAGCGGCCTCACCCCCATCGACGCCGTCGTCGACGCCGCGCGCGTCCGCTTCACCCCGATCGCGATGACGAGCCTCGCGACGGTGTTCGGCCTCCTCCCCACCGCGCTCGCCCTCGACGAGGCCTCCGCCTCGAACCGCCCCCTCGCCCTCGCCGTCGTCGGCGGCCTCCTCTCCTCGACCGCCCTCTCCCTCTTCCTGGTCCCGACGATGTTCACGCTCCTAGCGAAGCGCGCCACCCCCTCGCCAGAAGAGTCCCCTCTCTACGCCCCAGAATAA
- a CDS encoding efflux RND transporter periplasmic adaptor subunit, translating to MSSGEASARRPIIPVAIVGLVLGVVACGGYLLHRAESGVNQIALADEPKSVTVIETKQARFRDSRRYIGTLEPWQEAKIGPQLASGFVDTVLVRPGSIVKRGDVLATLDCRNASAASAAIAHQARALEERQKAAASEAARLNQLLDGGYAAPNEVEQKAAQAAANAAQIQAILAQGSGKALEVNDCVLRAPFAGEVATRLADPGAFVRPGSAIVDLVDRSVVRLTAFVPEIDFEAVPPKTPVRLRLVATGKTLTGEVARRAPSADLSTRTVRFEVDLPNAERDIPTGTTAEIEVDVGDTVDAVELPLVAAKVRGKKATVFVVEDGVAKKTQVDVLGERASSLYVKPELGSGARVVTQGRSLLGNNDKVAAKVEASAK from the coding sequence ATGAGCAGCGGTGAGGCGAGCGCGCGCCGTCCGATCATCCCCGTCGCGATCGTCGGGCTCGTCCTCGGCGTCGTCGCGTGCGGCGGCTATCTGCTCCATCGCGCCGAGAGCGGCGTGAACCAAATCGCGCTCGCGGACGAGCCGAAGAGCGTCACCGTGATCGAGACGAAACAGGCTCGCTTCCGCGACTCGCGACGGTACATCGGGACGCTCGAGCCGTGGCAAGAGGCGAAGATCGGACCGCAGCTCGCCTCCGGCTTCGTCGACACCGTGCTCGTGCGCCCCGGCTCGATCGTGAAGCGCGGCGACGTCCTCGCGACGCTCGACTGCCGCAACGCCTCCGCCGCGAGCGCCGCGATCGCGCACCAAGCGCGCGCACTGGAGGAGCGGCAGAAGGCGGCCGCGAGCGAGGCCGCGCGCCTGAACCAGCTCCTCGACGGCGGCTACGCGGCGCCGAACGAGGTCGAGCAGAAGGCCGCCCAGGCGGCCGCGAACGCGGCGCAGATCCAGGCGATCCTCGCGCAGGGCTCGGGCAAGGCGCTCGAGGTGAACGACTGCGTCCTCCGCGCGCCCTTCGCCGGAGAGGTCGCGACGCGCCTCGCCGATCCGGGCGCGTTCGTGCGCCCCGGCAGCGCGATCGTCGATCTCGTCGATCGCAGCGTCGTGCGCCTCACCGCGTTCGTGCCGGAGATCGACTTCGAAGCGGTGCCGCCGAAGACGCCGGTGCGGCTCCGCCTCGTCGCGACCGGCAAGACGCTGACCGGCGAGGTCGCGCGCCGCGCCCCCTCCGCCGACCTCTCGACGCGCACCGTTCGCTTCGAGGTCGACCTCCCCAACGCCGAGCGCGACATCCCCACCGGCACCACCGCGGAGATCGAGGTCGACGTCGGCGACACCGTCGACGCGGTCGAGCTCCCGCTCGTCGCGGCGAAGGTGCGCGGCAAGAAGGCCACCGTGTTCGTCGTCGAGGACGGCGTCGCGAAGAAGACGCAGGTCGACGTCCTCGGCGAGCGCGCGAGCAGCCTCTACGTGAAGCCGGAGCTCGGGTCCGGCGCGCGCGTCGTGACGCAGGGCCGCTCCCTCCTCGGCAACAACGACAAGGTCGCGGCGAAGGTTGAGGCGAGCGCGAAGTGA